A region of Candidatus Eisenbacteria bacterium DNA encodes the following proteins:
- a CDS encoding PHP domain-containing protein: protein MSRLSEKQKKSPDSGYIDLHIHSNCSDSPLSPGEVIRLAEEKGLRAIAVTDHDSVAGVKEATEKGAGVGIEVISGVELSVSDGASDIHILGYFVDYGDEEFRNELERFKKARFERVKKILAKLKDLEVDIALESVLKIADNGSLGRPHVAEALLNSGYVDTFEEAFRRYIGHRSPAYVPKMLLSPGDAFRIVERAGGISVLAHPGTVQRDDLIPEFVELGMKGIEVWHPKHDRGTVRYYMELAKRYGLVVTGGSDYHGFRTANAGIGSERVPYSVLVSLKQAIVKPAATA, encoded by the coding sequence TTGAGCAGACTTTCTGAAAAACAGAAGAAGAGTCCGGATTCTGGCTACATCGACCTGCATATTCACTCCAACTGCTCGGACAGCCCGCTGTCACCGGGCGAAGTAATCCGCCTTGCGGAGGAGAAAGGTCTCAGGGCCATCGCAGTGACTGACCACGATTCGGTCGCGGGTGTGAAGGAGGCGACTGAGAAGGGTGCCGGGGTCGGAATCGAAGTCATCTCCGGAGTGGAGCTGAGTGTGAGCGACGGCGCGTCCGACATCCACATCCTGGGGTATTTCGTTGACTACGGCGACGAGGAGTTCAGGAACGAGCTTGAGCGCTTCAAGAAAGCGCGGTTCGAGAGAGTCAAGAAGATACTCGCAAAACTGAAGGACCTCGAAGTTGACATCGCACTCGAGTCGGTGCTCAAGATCGCAGACAACGGCTCGCTCGGAAGGCCCCACGTGGCCGAGGCGTTGCTGAACAGCGGATACGTGGACACCTTTGAGGAAGCGTTTCGCAGATACATTGGGCATCGCTCTCCTGCCTACGTTCCCAAGATGCTGCTTTCTCCTGGAGATGCCTTCAGAATAGTGGAAAGGGCCGGGGGAATATCGGTCCTGGCGCATCCCGGCACCGTTCAAAGGGACGACTTGATTCCCGAGTTCGTCGAGCTCGGCATGAAGGGGATCGAAGTCTGGCATCCGAAGCACGACAGGGGTACCGTCAGATATTACATGGAGCTGGCCAAGAGATACGGTCTCGTCGTGACCGGCGGTTCGGATTATCACGGATTCAGGACCGCAAACGCCGGCATCGGCTCGGAGAGAGTGCCTTACTCCGTGCTCGTAAGCCTGAAACAGGCGATCGTCAAGCCGGCCGCCACCGCGTAG
- a CDS encoding helix-hairpin-helix domain-containing protein, whose translation MRGTGFLTKEERLVFLTLSLCLVGGGLFQFVNSLFELPEEIALPDVKDSSSGTDAATDVAAASITYHDTDGAAASGGGAPGPTSSSAGTLRPSTKLDLNKATAAELDALPGIGPALAGRIIEQRKIAGNFHSVEDLLDVRGIGEKTLAKFRQWVYVSSAR comes from the coding sequence ATGAGGGGGACGGGATTTCTCACCAAAGAGGAGAGGCTGGTCTTTCTCACCCTCTCACTCTGCCTCGTGGGGGGAGGGCTTTTCCAGTTCGTAAACTCCCTGTTCGAATTACCTGAAGAGATAGCTCTTCCTGACGTGAAGGATTCCTCGAGCGGGACGGACGCGGCGACGGACGTCGCCGCCGCTAGCATCACATATCACGACACTGACGGAGCCGCAGCGAGCGGGGGAGGTGCCCCTGGGCCTACATCCTCGAGTGCAGGGACTCTGCGTCCGTCGACCAAGCTCGACCTCAACAAAGCGACGGCCGCGGAACTGGATGCGCTTCCGGGCATCGGGCCTGCCCTCGCAGGCCGGATAATCGAGCAAAGAAAAATCGCGGGAAATTTCCATTCCGTCGAAGACCTCCTCGACGTGCGCGGAATAGGAGAGAAGACGCTGGCCAAGTTTCGGCAGTGGGTCTATGTCTCTTCTGCGAGATAA
- the hutI gene encoding imidazolonepropionase translates to MSTIGTADVMIVNALQLLTLRPDAKGSPRSGRQMEELGIIENGGLAIADGKITQVGKTEDVLRGNGLSPHGEIIDAAGRVVTPGFVDCHTHAIFAGTRAHEFEMRLQGLSYLEIAAGGGGILSSVRAFRAASNQRLEEEGLKRLDKMLQMGTTTVEIKSGYGLSTADETRALEVINGLSKRHPMGVVPTFLGAHEIPEEFKRDKEAYVSLITEELIPEVSRRRLARFCDVFCETGVFTVEQSERILNCGKRHGLAPKIHAEEFARSGGSAVAARVGAVSADHLLCAEESDIDALKDAGVIAVLLPGTSFSLGLGRYAPARKMMERGLPVALATDCNPGSSMTESMQIVITLACVEMRMTAAEAIIASTINAAFAVGRGGDCGSLETSKEADVLILDMEDYRELPYHYGVSNVHHVVKNGRVVVRSGAIVARQRTGEGPYA, encoded by the coding sequence GTGAGTACTATAGGGACCGCCGATGTCATGATTGTCAACGCCCTGCAGCTTCTCACGCTCAGGCCGGACGCGAAAGGCTCTCCAAGATCCGGCCGGCAAATGGAGGAGCTTGGAATAATCGAGAACGGGGGCCTGGCGATAGCGGACGGGAAGATCACTCAGGTCGGCAAGACGGAGGACGTTCTCAGGGGCAACGGGCTTTCGCCGCACGGTGAGATCATCGACGCCGCCGGCAGGGTCGTGACCCCCGGGTTCGTCGACTGTCACACTCATGCCATTTTTGCGGGCACTAGAGCTCACGAATTCGAAATGAGACTTCAAGGTCTCTCCTACCTGGAGATTGCCGCTGGGGGAGGCGGCATTCTTTCGAGCGTCAGGGCCTTCAGGGCGGCGTCGAATCAGAGGCTGGAGGAAGAAGGGCTCAAGCGACTTGATAAAATGCTTCAAATGGGGACCACAACGGTCGAAATCAAAAGCGGTTATGGGCTCTCGACGGCTGATGAAACAAGGGCGCTCGAAGTGATCAACGGGCTATCCAAGCGACACCCAATGGGCGTGGTTCCGACCTTCCTCGGGGCTCACGAAATCCCGGAGGAATTCAAGCGAGACAAGGAGGCCTACGTTAGTCTCATCACCGAGGAGCTAATACCTGAGGTTTCGCGCAGGAGACTGGCTCGTTTCTGCGACGTGTTCTGCGAAACGGGCGTGTTCACCGTGGAGCAGTCCGAGCGAATTCTCAACTGTGGAAAGCGACACGGACTGGCGCCGAAGATTCACGCCGAAGAGTTCGCAAGATCGGGCGGCTCCGCCGTCGCAGCGCGCGTAGGCGCAGTGAGTGCCGACCACCTGCTTTGCGCGGAGGAATCCGACATCGATGCCTTGAAGGACGCTGGTGTCATCGCCGTGTTGCTTCCCGGCACTTCGTTCAGCCTTGGTCTGGGGCGCTACGCGCCGGCCAGGAAAATGATGGAGCGGGGTCTTCCGGTCGCCCTCGCCACGGACTGCAACCCCGGTAGCTCGATGACGGAATCTATGCAGATCGTCATCACGCTCGCTTGCGTCGAGATGCGCATGACCGCGGCGGAGGCGATCATCGCCTCCACGATCAATGCAGCCTTTGCAGTCGGGCGTGGCGGCGACTGTGGTTCTCTCGAGACGAGTAAAGAAGCGGACGTCTTGATTCTTGATATGGAAGACTATCGCGAGTTGCCTTATCATTACGGAGTCTCTAACGTGCATCACGTGGTAAAGAATGGTCGGGTGGTTGTACGTTCGGGTGCAATAGTGGCGCGACAGAGAACGGGCGAGGGTCCGTACGCTTAG
- a CDS encoding tetratricopeptide repeat protein — translation MNKVSTIKAQAQKYLSSGNYDKALEEYEKLLTLEEVDPYDYVLAGDVHLKKGDTTGAVSLYQKAVDAYEKLGLYKNAAAIGKRALRLDPGLSEMYKQLGRIRLREGLTTEALQDLNKYYEIKMREGDAENATVALELACKASPQDVELSEKLCSLYEQSQRNEDAAKELARISRVLRDRGDEEGAVKYHERALNVGAGTLSAPEGKDGTRGREPVAEAMFEHGANPLAEPSRTPGEPERVAKDTSFPVSSDEAAAGSLTVKDKARAKVSDVNIGQILKQFKAQMESKVGPDDYQCHYDLGVTFKEMGLYEEALNEFRMASASDEFRVKAFEMSGLCHLEIGEYEEALEAFNRAIRQRSREDPDYPGLCFSVGTSLEALGKTEEALKSFSEIESLNPEFPGLKKKLEALRNRVEEGH, via the coding sequence TTGAACAAGGTCTCGACCATCAAGGCTCAAGCCCAGAAATACCTGTCGAGCGGCAACTATGACAAGGCCCTTGAGGAGTACGAGAAGCTTCTCACGTTGGAAGAAGTCGATCCCTACGACTACGTCCTTGCAGGGGACGTGCACCTCAAGAAGGGGGATACGACAGGGGCCGTGTCTCTGTACCAGAAGGCCGTGGATGCGTACGAGAAACTCGGCCTTTACAAGAATGCGGCTGCCATAGGTAAGAGGGCTCTCCGCCTGGACCCGGGGCTCTCCGAGATGTACAAGCAGCTCGGCAGGATCAGACTCCGCGAAGGTCTTACCACCGAGGCCCTGCAGGATCTCAACAAGTACTACGAAATAAAAATGAGAGAGGGTGACGCCGAGAATGCCACGGTCGCACTCGAATTGGCATGCAAGGCCAGTCCGCAGGACGTGGAGCTCTCCGAGAAGCTCTGCTCCCTGTACGAACAAAGCCAGAGGAACGAGGATGCGGCAAAGGAACTTGCCCGCATTTCAAGAGTACTGAGAGACAGGGGTGATGAGGAGGGGGCGGTGAAGTACCACGAAAGGGCGCTCAACGTGGGCGCAGGGACCCTTTCGGCACCGGAGGGCAAGGATGGGACACGGGGAAGAGAGCCCGTTGCTGAGGCAATGTTCGAGCACGGCGCGAACCCCCTGGCTGAGCCGAGCAGGACTCCGGGTGAGCCGGAGAGGGTCGCGAAGGATACTTCCTTCCCGGTTTCTTCTGACGAGGCTGCTGCCGGATCTCTCACCGTAAAGGACAAGGCTCGGGCAAAGGTCTCGGACGTCAACATAGGTCAGATCCTCAAGCAATTCAAGGCGCAGATGGAGAGCAAGGTCGGGCCTGACGACTACCAGTGCCACTATGACCTGGGAGTCACCTTCAAGGAAATGGGCCTGTACGAAGAGGCGCTGAATGAATTCAGGATGGCCTCGGCGAGTGATGAGTTCAGGGTGAAAGCATTTGAGATGTCCGGTCTCTGCCATCTCGAGATCGGAGAATACGAGGAAGCGCTTGAAGCATTCAACAGAGCCATCAGGCAGAGGTCGAGGGAAGATCCTGACTATCCCGGTTTGTGTTTCAGTGTTGGCACATCATTAGAGGCGTTGGGAAAGACGGAGGAAGCGCTGAAGAGCTTCTCTGAGATCGAGTCGCTCAATCCGGAGTTTCCGGGGCTCAAGAAGAAACTGGAGGCTCTGCGGAACAGGGTCGAGGAGGGGCATTGA
- a CDS encoding type IV pilus twitching motility protein PilT, with product MVTLRELLEEMTRKKASDLHITAGTQPQLRVDGSVMPTAHPVLTPDDTARLAYSILTEDQKKRFESSKELDLSFGIQGVSRFRANAFLQRGVVSIAIRQIPYQVPTFEDLGVPPVVQEFTTKKQGLILVTGPAGSGKSTTLAAIIDKINSERHAHIITIEDPIEFVHHHKKCIVNQREVNSDTPSFASALKYVLRQDPDVILVGEMRDFETVSAALTIAETGHLVFATLHTNSTFESVNRIVDVFPSEQQEQVFSQLAFVLEGVVRQQLIPRMRGSGRVLVTEILVCTPAVRAVIREGKIHQIYSLMQAGQKYGMQTMNQALYKAYMSKQISLDDAIGRSSDVKELEQMMGKSVAFAA from the coding sequence GTGGTAACGCTGAGAGAACTTCTTGAGGAAATGACGAGGAAGAAAGCGTCTGACCTTCACATTACTGCAGGGACACAACCGCAGTTGAGGGTGGACGGGAGTGTGATGCCGACTGCTCATCCTGTTCTGACACCCGATGATACGGCGAGACTTGCTTACAGCATTCTCACCGAGGATCAGAAAAAGAGATTCGAATCTTCGAAGGAACTTGACCTCTCGTTCGGCATACAGGGAGTAAGCAGGTTCAGGGCGAACGCCTTCCTGCAGAGAGGCGTCGTATCCATCGCCATAAGACAGATTCCGTATCAGGTGCCCACGTTCGAGGATCTCGGGGTTCCTCCGGTAGTGCAGGAGTTCACCACAAAGAAGCAGGGACTCATCTTGGTCACGGGCCCGGCCGGCAGCGGCAAATCAACCACTCTCGCCGCCATCATAGACAAAATCAACTCGGAAAGACACGCCCACATCATAACCATCGAAGACCCGATCGAGTTCGTTCATCATCATAAGAAGTGCATTGTGAATCAAAGGGAAGTGAACTCAGACACGCCATCTTTCGCCTCCGCCCTGAAGTACGTGCTCAGGCAAGACCCGGACGTGATCCTCGTCGGAGAGATGAGGGACTTCGAGACGGTATCTGCCGCACTCACGATCGCGGAGACCGGTCACCTTGTGTTTGCGACGTTGCACACGAACTCGACCTTCGAGTCCGTGAATAGAATCGTGGATGTTTTTCCCTCCGAACAACAGGAACAGGTGTTCTCTCAACTCGCGTTTGTTCTGGAGGGTGTGGTGAGGCAGCAGCTCATTCCGAGGATGCGTGGATCAGGAAGGGTGCTGGTCACTGAAATTCTGGTCTGCACCCCGGCTGTCAGGGCAGTGATTCGAGAAGGAAAGATACATCAAATATACAGTCTCATGCAGGCGGGGCAAAAATACGGGATGCAGACGATGAACCAAGCGCTCTACAAGGCATACATGTCGAAACAGATTTCCCTTGACGACGCCATCGGACGCAGCTCGGACGTGAAAGAGCTCGAGCAGATGATGGGTAAGAGTGTGGCATTCGCAGCGTAG
- the ftcD gene encoding glutamate formimidoyltransferase, with translation MARLVECVPNFSEGKDAGVVEAIVKEICSVDGVKLLDKEMNADHNRAVISFIGEPEAVVEAAFKGAKKAHELIDLNKHEGEHPRMGATDVIPIVPLMNVTMSECVELAKRLGRRIGEELAIPVFLYEAAATRPDRENLAQVRSGEFEGLREAIGRDACRKPDFGPEQIHPTAGAVAVGARMPLVAFNVNLGTSNISIARNIAKAIRFADGGLRYVKALGFELKEIGLVQVSMNLVNTKGTPIHRVFALIKSEAERYGVPILGSEIVGLIPMDALIDVAEHHLRLEGFERDQILETRLLGATGSAESTLAQYVEEVAAPSAVPGGGSVSALAGALSSALSAMVCGLTVGKKRYADVWEEMKQLGTVCETSRKKLMKLAEADSRAFEQVLKSRRALKVRPEETARREALRVATMKAIDVPLEVCRESVKILEYSKIAAEKGNVNSVSDAGVSACMAHSALVGASLNVFINLGSVEDKSTRSSIRHETEALRESGEKLFREVSGLVESRVLSDLG, from the coding sequence GTGGCAAGGCTCGTGGAATGCGTACCGAATTTCAGCGAGGGGAAAGACGCCGGCGTCGTGGAGGCGATCGTAAAGGAGATATGTTCGGTTGACGGGGTCAAGCTCCTGGACAAAGAAATGAACGCCGACCACAACAGGGCAGTAATCAGTTTCATCGGTGAGCCCGAGGCGGTCGTGGAGGCCGCTTTCAAAGGCGCGAAGAAGGCCCACGAGCTTATTGACCTCAACAAGCACGAAGGTGAGCATCCCCGCATGGGGGCAACGGATGTAATACCCATTGTTCCGCTCATGAACGTGACGATGTCGGAATGCGTGGAGCTGGCAAAGAGACTTGGCCGACGAATTGGCGAGGAACTTGCTATACCCGTCTTCCTGTATGAAGCCGCAGCCACCAGGCCTGATAGGGAAAATCTGGCTCAAGTCAGGTCGGGCGAGTTCGAGGGTTTGAGAGAGGCTATTGGAAGAGACGCTTGCAGGAAACCGGACTTTGGGCCGGAGCAAATCCATCCAACCGCTGGCGCAGTTGCAGTTGGGGCCAGAATGCCCCTCGTCGCGTTCAACGTCAACTTGGGCACCTCGAACATCTCAATTGCCCGGAACATAGCGAAAGCGATCAGGTTTGCGGACGGCGGCCTGCGCTACGTCAAAGCCCTTGGTTTCGAGCTGAAAGAAATCGGCCTGGTCCAGGTTTCCATGAATTTGGTCAACACGAAGGGAACCCCCATTCACAGGGTCTTTGCTCTAATAAAGTCTGAAGCTGAACGGTATGGAGTGCCGATATTAGGAAGTGAGATAGTGGGGCTGATACCCATGGACGCACTGATTGATGTCGCCGAGCATCATCTGAGACTTGAAGGCTTTGAAAGGGATCAGATTCTCGAGACACGACTTCTCGGCGCAACGGGAAGTGCGGAATCTACCCTGGCTCAGTATGTGGAAGAAGTGGCCGCGCCATCTGCCGTACCGGGAGGAGGGAGTGTGTCCGCCCTCGCGGGTGCTCTTTCGTCTGCGCTTTCGGCGATGGTGTGTGGTCTGACTGTTGGAAAGAAAAGGTATGCCGATGTCTGGGAAGAGATGAAACAGCTCGGAACCGTCTGCGAAACTTCGCGCAAGAAACTGATGAAGCTTGCGGAAGCGGATTCGCGGGCGTTCGAGCAGGTACTGAAGTCCAGACGAGCGCTCAAGGTCAGGCCGGAAGAAACCGCCAGAAGAGAGGCCTTGAGGGTGGCCACGATGAAGGCCATCGACGTGCCTTTGGAAGTCTGTAGGGAGAGCGTGAAGATCCTCGAATACTCTAAGATCGCCGCCGAGAAAGGCAACGTCAACTCTGTGAGCGACGCCGGAGTCAGTGCTTGCATGGCTCACTCCGCGCTCGTCGGAGCCTCGCTCAACGTATTCATAAACCTGGGTTCCGTGGAGGACAAGTCAACGCGGAGCTCTATTCGGCATGAGACCGAAGCTCTGAGAGAGTCGGGGGAAAAGCTTTTCAGGGAAGTGAGCGGCCTCGTTGAAAGCAGGGTACTTTCAGACTTAGGTTGA
- a CDS encoding TonB-dependent receptor gives MRTCILAVMLPALIAGLSVLPVLAPAHSQESAPPDSAASETLGYGTGATADSIAAEIPPEEAPSDSTTAVLRGTEAVGADAGESSPVPVPSFRLEDIIVTAAKLTGGVEKVPAAVFVIDKSEIEGRFDKTVVNILEEKEGVNSGSYGSLGALELISLRGSRFGSVPILLDGVKINNEQNGAVDFYSIPSSMLERIEVLRGPLGLLHGGNGVVGVVNFVTAEPVRGEKPVARIGLASGSFGYSKHAADFARYYGTLGTFFGIEGVSSEGVGAYRNYSGRSYFGKLNYDVGEKREIAFLISSYSGELKTVREAKQKSDATRLQLVGSIPVSEESKLELRAFHSTEKTDYKDPYTATLSDLERYGALVDFYKYGTRTGNVAAGGGFTRSALDCEDVSSWNPKTWEGYAFAADELVLATGLKGLISIRVDRHSTFGTEVSPCVCLWREMEHGKVWLSSGRGFNPPTLNDVFWPTQASSWEGWTYVTKGNEKLKAESSWMTELGSSYSLLGNSVRADVSCYVSRTSDFIQWGSSVSAPDLTVTYTPLNTEQVDARGVEGGLEFAFRGERVGGVNLTLQNVENGENESLPYMPQTRVNSWFSKSFEPLPDLVVNVSMDATYEGKHLEPMGSSQGSFLVVEEKLSVSLAGFTAFARLRNATNEYYPSRYLEFAPGQRGPDAVYYPMPSRNYDVGITFQLLD, from the coding sequence ATGCGAACGTGTATCTTGGCGGTCATGCTGCCCGCACTGATTGCCGGTCTCTCCGTCCTGCCCGTCCTGGCGCCGGCTCACTCGCAAGAGAGTGCGCCACCTGATTCGGCGGCCAGCGAGACTCTCGGCTACGGCACGGGCGCCACAGCAGATTCAATTGCAGCCGAGATCCCGCCGGAGGAAGCCCCCTCTGATTCAACCACCGCAGTCCTGCGAGGAACGGAGGCAGTGGGCGCGGATGCCGGTGAGTCTTCTCCAGTCCCCGTGCCGTCGTTTCGACTGGAGGACATCATCGTCACCGCTGCGAAGCTGACCGGTGGAGTGGAGAAAGTGCCTGCTGCCGTGTTCGTAATTGACAAGTCCGAGATAGAGGGAAGGTTTGACAAGACGGTGGTGAACATCCTGGAAGAAAAAGAAGGGGTGAACTCTGGAAGCTATGGTTCCCTCGGCGCGCTGGAGCTGATCAGTCTGAGAGGCAGTCGCTTCGGCAGCGTGCCTATACTTCTGGATGGGGTAAAGATCAACAATGAGCAGAACGGAGCAGTGGATTTCTACTCCATTCCTTCCTCCATGCTCGAGAGAATCGAAGTCCTCAGAGGTCCGCTCGGCCTGCTCCACGGCGGTAACGGAGTTGTCGGAGTCGTGAACTTCGTCACGGCTGAGCCGGTGCGTGGCGAGAAACCGGTAGCGCGAATAGGCCTTGCGTCCGGCAGCTTCGGCTATTCGAAGCACGCGGCCGATTTTGCCAGGTACTACGGAACGCTTGGCACGTTCTTTGGTATAGAAGGAGTTTCGTCGGAGGGCGTGGGCGCCTACAGAAATTACTCCGGGAGGAGCTATTTCGGGAAACTCAACTACGATGTGGGAGAGAAGAGAGAGATAGCTTTCCTCATCTCGTCGTACTCAGGTGAGCTCAAAACCGTGAGAGAAGCCAAGCAGAAATCTGATGCAACGCGCCTTCAACTTGTGGGCTCGATTCCGGTGAGCGAGGAAAGCAAGCTGGAACTCAGGGCATTTCATTCGACAGAGAAAACGGACTACAAAGATCCGTACACTGCCACTCTGAGCGATTTGGAAAGGTACGGGGCGCTTGTAGATTTCTACAAGTACGGGACGCGCACCGGAAACGTTGCGGCCGGAGGCGGCTTCACGCGGAGCGCTCTCGATTGCGAAGACGTGTCCTCCTGGAACCCCAAGACTTGGGAAGGCTACGCCTTTGCGGCGGACGAGCTGGTTCTGGCCACTGGGCTGAAGGGCTTGATCTCGATAAGGGTCGACCGGCATTCCACGTTCGGTACCGAAGTGAGTCCGTGCGTGTGTCTGTGGCGAGAGATGGAGCATGGCAAGGTGTGGTTGTCGTCGGGCAGGGGATTCAACCCTCCTACGTTGAACGATGTCTTCTGGCCCACGCAGGCGTCAAGTTGGGAGGGCTGGACATACGTCACGAAGGGGAACGAAAAACTGAAGGCCGAGTCGAGCTGGATGACCGAATTGGGCTCGAGCTACTCTTTGCTGGGAAACTCGGTTCGGGCCGACGTCAGTTGTTACGTATCGAGAACGTCGGACTTCATACAGTGGGGTTCCAGTGTCTCTGCACCAGACTTGACTGTCACGTACACTCCGCTCAACACCGAACAAGTTGACGCTCGCGGCGTGGAGGGAGGTCTCGAGTTTGCCTTCCGTGGAGAACGCGTGGGCGGAGTCAACCTCACTCTTCAGAACGTGGAGAACGGAGAGAATGAGTCGTTGCCCTACATGCCTCAAACGAGAGTGAACTCTTGGTTCTCGAAGAGCTTTGAACCGCTCCCGGATCTCGTCGTCAACGTGAGTATGGATGCCACTTACGAAGGTAAGCATCTCGAGCCCATGGGTTCGTCGCAGGGTTCGTTCTTGGTCGTGGAAGAGAAACTCTCGGTCTCGTTGGCAGGCTTCACTGCGTTTGCCCGTCTGCGAAACGCGACGAACGAATACTACCCCTCGAGATATCTTGAGTTCGCCCCCGGTCAGAGAGGTCCGGACGCCGTCTATTATCCAATGCCGTCGAGAAACTATGACGTGGGGATAACGTTCCAACTTCTTGATTGA
- the pilB gene encoding type IV-A pilus assembly ATPase PilB encodes MYDGIATRLVEERLVSQEALDKALKQKTDAGSSVTGNLVKMGAITEEDLTKFLSELYNTPVVHLSQLEIDRSVIKLIPGDVASKFQALPVGREGRKLKVAMVNPSNIFAIDDIKFLTGLEVQPLIASESDIKKAIDRYYDSAESLASVMRSMEEEVEIVEEQPEEETGVLDEVDQAPVVKLVNSLIADAVRKNASDIHVEPYEKTLRIRFRMDGVLYEMMAPPFKMKAAMISRLKIMAELDIAERRVPQDGRIKLRAMGKMIDLRVSTLPTIFGEKVVMRILDKSNLDIDLTKAGFQQQALDNLLHAIQSPYGIVLVTGPTGSGKTTTLYSALSKISTPEVNIMTAEDPVEYNIEGINQVQVHEEIGLTFAAALKAFLRQDPNIIMVGEIRDLETGSIATKAALTGHLVLSTLHTNDAPSSVNRLIDMGIEPFLVASSTNVIVAQRLIRRICPHCKHEVKLHPEVVRELGLDPEEAKHLVAYEGKGCVDCNNTGYKGRQGVFEVMPISPSIRDMILDRASTSDLRKKAREEGMVTLREDAIFKLKNGLTTAEEVLRETAPDER; translated from the coding sequence TTGTACGACGGCATTGCTACCAGACTTGTTGAGGAAAGACTGGTCTCTCAAGAAGCTCTGGACAAGGCATTGAAACAGAAGACCGACGCCGGAAGCTCGGTCACTGGGAACTTAGTCAAGATGGGAGCAATAACGGAAGAGGACCTGACGAAGTTCCTTTCCGAGCTGTACAACACTCCCGTCGTTCACCTTTCCCAACTCGAAATAGACAGGTCGGTCATCAAGCTTATTCCCGGAGACGTGGCCAGCAAGTTTCAGGCTCTTCCAGTAGGACGCGAGGGAAGAAAGCTCAAGGTGGCCATGGTCAATCCGAGTAACATCTTTGCTATCGATGACATAAAATTCCTGACGGGCCTTGAGGTCCAGCCACTCATCGCTTCCGAAAGCGACATCAAGAAGGCCATCGACCGTTACTACGATTCAGCGGAATCGCTGGCCAGCGTCATGAGAAGCATGGAAGAAGAGGTGGAGATCGTCGAGGAACAGCCCGAAGAGGAAACGGGTGTTCTGGACGAAGTGGACCAGGCCCCAGTGGTGAAGCTCGTGAACTCGCTCATCGCGGACGCGGTGCGCAAGAACGCCAGCGACATTCACGTAGAGCCATACGAGAAAACGCTGAGGATCCGTTTCAGAATGGACGGTGTCCTGTACGAGATGATGGCGCCTCCGTTCAAGATGAAGGCCGCGATGATCTCGCGACTAAAGATCATGGCCGAGCTCGACATCGCAGAGAGAAGAGTCCCTCAAGACGGGCGAATCAAGCTAAGAGCCATGGGCAAGATGATCGACCTGCGAGTTTCCACGCTCCCCACGATATTCGGGGAGAAGGTCGTGATGCGAATCCTGGACAAGTCGAACCTCGACATCGACCTCACGAAGGCAGGTTTTCAACAGCAAGCGCTCGATAACCTCCTCCATGCGATACAGAGCCCATACGGAATAGTGCTTGTCACTGGTCCCACGGGTAGCGGAAAGACCACGACTCTCTATTCGGCTCTGTCAAAGATTAGCACGCCCGAGGTGAACATCATGACCGCGGAGGATCCCGTTGAGTACAACATAGAAGGCATAAACCAGGTCCAGGTCCACGAAGAAATCGGCCTCACGTTTGCGGCCGCCCTGAAGGCCTTTCTCAGGCAGGATCCCAACATCATCATGGTTGGAGAGATTCGAGATTTGGAGACCGGCTCCATAGCAACAAAGGCAGCCCTGACGGGCCATCTGGTCCTGAGTACACTTCACACAAATGATGCACCGAGCTCCGTCAACAGGTTGATTGACATGGGCATCGAACCGTTCCTCGTGGCTTCCTCCACGAACGTGATTGTGGCTCAGCGTCTCATCAGGAGGATATGCCCTCACTGCAAGCACGAGGTCAAGCTTCATCCGGAAGTGGTTCGTGAGCTGGGCCTCGACCCAGAGGAAGCCAAGCACCTGGTCGCGTACGAAGGCAAGGGCTGCGTTGATTGTAACAACACGGGCTATAAGGGAAGACAGGGTGTCTTCGAAGTGATGCCCATCAGCCCGTCCATCAGGGATATGATCCTGGACAGGGCCTCCACGTCTGATTTGCGCAAAAAGGCTAGGGAAGAGGGCATGGTCACCCTGCGCGAGGACGCCATATTCAAGCTAAAGAACGGCCTAACAACTGCCGAAGAAGTCCTTAGGGAGACAGCCCCTGATGAGAGGTAG